A section of the Streptomyces sp. SCL15-4 genome encodes:
- a CDS encoding GOLPH3/VPS74 family protein produces the protein MGRSRRTLPEELLLLALDPATGTTAQPQSLDLGLAGAQLVELALAGRIAPDGDRIAVVVPRPTGDPTLDCALELLRRRGAPVRAVHWIGGPRLGLRQTYLSHLERCGMVAAVAGQMCGVLPTTRYQATDTAISREIRARLDSAIRTGVPPDPRTAALAALAHAVGLGKHLYPGNEGRSSRSRLRDLIRHDPMGGLVAHAVMDVQNGAAAQPRRNAAPAGRQAASGARAAAEPARGVPMQPHRGSMARAVAH, from the coding sequence ATGGGCAGGAGCCGCAGAACACTTCCGGAGGAGCTTCTGCTGCTGGCACTGGACCCGGCCACGGGTACCACTGCGCAGCCGCAGTCGCTCGACCTCGGTCTGGCCGGTGCACAGCTAGTGGAGCTGGCGCTGGCCGGACGGATAGCCCCAGACGGGGATCGTATCGCCGTGGTGGTGCCACGGCCGACAGGAGATCCGACTCTGGACTGCGCGTTGGAGTTGCTGCGAAGGCGTGGCGCTCCGGTGCGTGCCGTCCACTGGATCGGCGGGCCCCGGCTGGGGCTCAGGCAGACCTACCTCTCGCATCTGGAGCGGTGCGGCATGGTCGCCGCCGTGGCCGGCCAGATGTGCGGGGTGTTGCCGACGACGCGTTACCAGGCGACCGACACCGCCATCAGCCGGGAGATCCGTGCCCGGCTGGACTCCGCGATCCGCACCGGCGTACCGCCGGACCCGCGGACCGCGGCGCTCGCCGCCCTGGCGCACGCCGTCGGGCTCGGCAAGCACCTGTACCCGGGGAACGAGGGACGCTCGTCCCGGTCCCGGTTGCGGGACCTGATCCGGCACGACCCCATGGGCGGGCTCGTCGCGCACGCCGTCATGGACGTGCAGAACGGCGCGGCCGCCCAGCCGCGCCGGAACGCGGCACCGGCCGGCCGGCAGGCCGCGTCCGGCGCCAGGGCCGCGGCGGAACCCGCGCGCGGGGTTCCGATGCAGCCGCACCGCGGGTCCATGGCCCGTGCCGTGGCCCACTGA